One region of Schistocerca gregaria isolate iqSchGreg1 chromosome 7, iqSchGreg1.2, whole genome shotgun sequence genomic DNA includes:
- the LOC126281489 gene encoding V-type proton ATPase 16 kDa proteolipid subunit c: protein MALGEDRPIYGPFFGVMGAASAIIFSSLGAAYGTAKSGTGIAAMSVMRPELIMKSIIPVVMAGIIAIYGLVVAVLIAGALEEPASYTLFKGFVHLGAGLAVGFSGLAAGFAIGIVGDAGVRGTAQQPRLFVGMILILIFAEVLGLYGLIVAIYLYTK from the exons ATGGCGTTAGGAGAAGATCGTCCAATCTACGGCCCTTTCTTTGGAGTAATGGGGGCTGCATCTGCAATAATTTTCAGCT CTCTGGGAGCTGCATACGGAACTGCGAAGTCCGGTACGGGTATTGCAGCGATGTCTGTAATGCGACCAGAGCTGATTATGAAGTCTATAATCCCCGTTGTCATGGCTGGTATCATCGCAATTTACGGCTTGGTCGTAGCAGTATTGATAGCAGGAGCTCTTGAGGAGCCCGCCAGCTACACTTTATTTAA GGGATTTGTCCACTTGGGGGCAGGATTGGCCGTCGGATTTAGCGGGCTGGCAGCAGGATTTGCTATCGGCATCGTAGGCGATGCTGGAGTTAGAGGAACTGCTCAACAACCACGTCTGTTTGTAGGAATGATTTTGATTCTCATTTTCGCTGAGGTGTTAGGTCTTTATGGACTTATTGTCGCTATCTACTTGTATACCAAATAA